The Kribbella shirazensis genomic interval CAGCAGGGACACCTCGTCCGGCTCGATCGACCAGACCGCGCGGACCGCCATCGTCAGCAATGTCCGGGCGGACTCGGAACGCATCCGCTGCCGCATCCACGCATCCAGCGTCGTGCCGTCCCAGTCCGCAGCGCGAGCCGCCTGCCACGGCGTACGAGGATCGACCTCGCGCGCCATACGGTCGAGCTCGCGTTGCGCACGGAGGTACGACAGCGACGCTGCCGGCCCGATCCGCGGGTTCGCGCCGCTCCAGCGCCGGGTCCGGCCCCGCAGCTCCATCAGATGCGTGCCGCTCGTATGGGTCGCGAACGTCGCCACGCCGACTTCACCCGCAACGCGCTGGATCGCGTCCTGTCCGGGCCCCGTGAACTGTCCGCCGATTTCCACGACCTGCCCGTCACCGATGTCGGCATTCAGCGTCCGGCCACCGACCCGGTCACGTGCCTCCACAACGCAGACGCCCTGCCCCGCTTGGAGAAGGCGCCGTGCGGCCACCAGCCCCGACAGCCCCGCACCGACGACCACCACATCGGTCTTCATCGCGATCCTCCCGGCAAGAGGAGTTCTTGTAACCATTACAAGAAGTGCTCGCACAGTAGCACCGGCCCAGCCGGGCCCGCAATCGTCAGCCTTGGTCGACGAGGAGACCGTGCGCGAAGGCGTCGGTCGCCGCACGCAGCAGACGCTTCAACTGCCGGGCGTCACGCCGCAGCCGGTCCTGCCGCCACGCCAGGCTGATGATCCCGTTCCACGACGCCCACAGGACCGTCGCCATCTCTTGGGCGTTGACCTTGCGGATGGTCCCGGCCTTGATACCGCGCTTGATCGCGTCCACCATCCGCCGGTTCTGCTCGTCCACCGAATCCGCCAGCCGATCCGCGAGCTCCTGCCCCGCGGCATAACTCCCCGGTTCCCCCGGAAACGCCAGCATCCGGAAGTACTCCGGATTCTCCAGATAGAACGCCAGATACTCGTCCGCCGCGGCGTACAACTGCTCGACCGGTCCCCGCCCCTCGACATACGCCAGATCCATGAACTGCCGATCCACCACAAGCGCCCGCTCGACCAGGGCGGCGTACAAGCCACCCTTGGACCCGAAATGGTTGTACACCGACCCGACCGCGACACCAGCCGTCGCTGCGATCTCCTCGACCGTGACCTCGGCGACGGACCGAACGGCGAACAACTCCTCGGCAGCACTCAACAGCGCGTCGATCGTCCGCTGTGCCCTTGGATCCACCGCGCATCCTCCCCGAAGACGTTCCTGCAACCATTACACAACGAAGCGGAGGCTGTGGCGGGCAGGTTCAGCGGTCTGGGAGGTTCAGTCGCTTCAGCCGTTCGTACGCACCGAGGATGTGTTTGTCGATTCCGTCCTGGGCCGCTTGCGGATCACCCAGGGCCAGGGCGTCGCGGAGCTCCTTGTGCTCGCTGTAGCCGACCTCGAGGAAGTCCGGGAAGCTCGCGTTGCGGGCCCGCAGGAAGACCGTGACCTGACCACGGATGGACTCCCAGACGCGCTGCACCCGCGAATGATCGCAGTAGGCGTAGATGATGTCGTGGAACTGCAGGTCCAGCCGGACGGCGTCCTCCGGGTCGATCTTGGTGTCGACGCTCTTCATCTGCTCCAGGACCGCGTCCATCTCGGCAAAACCCGCACCCTGCATCCGCGTGCAGGCCCGGCCGGCGGCGAGTCTCTCGATCGCGCCGCGGAGAGTGTGCACCTCCTCGACATCCGCCTTGGTCAGGGTGCTGACGAACGCCCCGCGGTGCCGCCGGAGCTCGACGTGCCCCTCCTCCTCGAGGCGCGCCAGCGCCTGGCGGATCGGGCCACGGCTGACCTTGAGCGCCTCGGCCAACTCGGTCTCCTTGAGGTGCTGGCCCGGCTGGAACCTGCCCCCGGTGACCATGTCCCGGAGCACGTCGGTCACCAGATCACCCAGCGCGCGCTGCGAGGGTAGCGGGGACACAGTGTCGTCGGGGATCACGCCGACCACCTCCTCAAGCCAGTTACCGCCAGTATCCGATGCACTCTAACCCCTGCCAGGAGTCACTGTAGATTGTA includes:
- a CDS encoding TetR family transcriptional regulator, translated to MDPRAQRTIDALLSAAEELFAVRSVAEVTVEEIAATAGVAVGSVYNHFGSKGGLYAALVERALVVDRQFMDLAYVEGRGPVEQLYAAADEYLAFYLENPEYFRMLAFPGEPGSYAAGQELADRLADSVDEQNRRMVDAIKRGIKAGTIRKVNAQEMATVLWASWNGIISLAWRQDRLRRDARQLKRLLRAATDAFAHGLLVDQG
- a CDS encoding FCD domain-containing protein, with product MIPDDTVSPLPSQRALGDLVTDVLRDMVTGGRFQPGQHLKETELAEALKVSRGPIRQALARLEEEGHVELRRHRGAFVSTLTKADVEEVHTLRGAIERLAAGRACTRMQGAGFAEMDAVLEQMKSVDTKIDPEDAVRLDLQFHDIIYAYCDHSRVQRVWESIRGQVTVFLRARNASFPDFLEVGYSEHKELRDALALGDPQAAQDGIDKHILGAYERLKRLNLPDR